A single region of the Thunnus maccoyii chromosome 10, fThuMac1.1, whole genome shotgun sequence genome encodes:
- the LOC121905442 gene encoding zinc fingers and homeoboxes protein 1-like gives MSSRRKSTTPCMVLPSDVVEQEEVEEKIERTKEEEAEGEEGKVKEGVEEGPTAEELGQAVVVVPTPPDTDEPSVSTIEDSEVLAPSLKRSATNPPEDPNSDQSTQDQQCDTPEEGGADPATVAAISLSKTPIMRMKTKSEPKRIAVSLKSADEVAEGFGGGGEGEVGGEQEPIEAPLGPMTPVEMLLHDSMKLGGGGLLVSQPSEQQRKSSILNPTVLPAGLAQVLSAFQAQQTAAAAQPQLLIPLSSIPSYSAAMDTNPLLGSMYKKFPYPSMAEISSLAAQTQFTEEQIKVWFSAQRLKHGVSWTPEEVEEARRKQFNGTVHTVPQTITVIPAHQLSAAANGLQSILQTCQIVGQPGLVFTQVGPGGNLPVTSPITLTVAGLPSQSQSSSRVSCQPTPTNSELKRATTVQPPSLSPQENSALSADTFSMRPKKSKEQLAELKASYLKNHFVSDAEIARLMKLTNLTKGEIKKWFSDTRYNQRNSKNSHVIVFHDGGGRGGGSCSSTATTTIVIDSSDETPTSPHPPRTPPVKEKETRPKTWNPFPDFTLQKFKEKTPEQLVVLEESFEKSSTPSDEELSRLRTETKLTRREIDAWFTERRKMPSVSTSSPDSEGGKMETDGGKAGEGGGKGGVASSSPSASSSRKGSQTPPGGRSKQLPTTSSTNRDLKDKSKKSPEQLHILKSAFVRTQWPTPEEYDQLAEESGLTRSYIVSWFGDSRYSWKNGNLKWFFQYQSGNVEGPNGGGGNKIGSSGARKRRGRNRGWGRSRTRKQPRRSASSCADVDKSPLSKKFKTGREFLKEYYLKHRFLNEQDLDELVTKTNMSYEQVREWFAEVQRRLDMGSDPFLEPTVGRTDGEEGGEEEREETQGEASTATEEQTGTGMGDEDDDEEDEENDGDDTDDSEVWEPSRSVRKSLSVSED, from the exons ATGTCGAGCCGTCGGAAGTCAACCACACCTTGTATGGTGCTGCCCTCTGATGTGGtggagcaggaggaggtggaggagaaaatagaaaggacaaaggaggaagaggcggagggggaggaggggaaggtGAAGGAGGGAGTAGAGGAGGGGCCAACTGCTGAGGAGCTGGGTCAGGCGGTGGTGGTTGTCCCCACCCCACCAGACACAG atgaGCCCAGTGTGTCCACCATAGAAGACAGTGAAGTCCTTGCTCCCTCGCTGAAGCGCAGCGCCACAAACCCTCCTGAGGATCCGAACAGTGACCAGTCGACCCAGGACCAGCAGTGTGATACCCCCGAGGAGGGAGGAGCAGACCCCGCAACTGTAGCCGCCATCTCTCTCAGCAAGACCCCCATCATGAGGATGAAGACCAAATCTGAGCCCAAGAGGATCGCCGTGTCCTTGAAATCAGCAGATGAGGTGGCGGAAGGTTTTGGAGGAGGCGGTGAGGGAGAGGTGGGAGGAGAGCAGGAACCCATCGAAGCTCCTCTGGGGCCGATGACGCCTGTGGAGATGCTGCTGCATGACTCCATGAAGCTCGGAGGAGGCGGCTTGCTGGTCAGCCAGCCCTCGGAGCAGCAGAGGAAGTCATCCATTTTAAACCCCACAGTTCTGCCTGCTGGCCTGGCACAG GTGCTTTCTGCTTTTCAGGCCCAGcagactgcagcagcagctcagcccCAGCTGCTGATCCCTCTCAGTAGCATCCCGTCTTACAGTGCAGCTATGGACACCAACCCTCTGCTGGGCAGCATGTACAAGAAGTTTCCCTACCCCTCCATGGCCGAGATCAGCAGCCTGGCAGCACAGACGCAGTTCACAGAGGAGCAGATCAAG GTATGGTTCTCTGCCCAGCGGCTGAAACATGGCGTCAGCTGGACTCCAGAAGAAGTGGAGGAGGCCAGGAGGAAACAGTTCAACGGCACAGTGCACACGGTGCCTCAAACCATCACTGTCATACCTGCTCACCAACTCTCAGCAGCTGCCAATGGTCTGCAGTCAATTCTTCAGACCTGCCAGATAGTGGGCCAGCCTGGCCTGGTGTTCACACAG GTTGGCCCAGGAGGGAACCTTCCAGTTACCAGTCCCATCACCCTGACAGTGGCAGGGCTGCCCAGCCAGTCCCAGAGCTCCAGCAGAGTTTCCTGCCAGCCCACCCCGACAAACAGTGAGCTCAAACGGGCTACCACTGTCcagcctccctccctctctccacag GAGAACTCAGCCCTGAGCGCTGACACATTCAGTATGCGGCCTAAGAAGTCCAAAGAGCAGCTAGCAGAGCTGAAAGCCAGCTACCTTAAAAACCACTTTGTCAGTGATGCCGAGATCGCCCGTTTGATGAAGCTCACCAACCTGACAAAGGGAGAAATCAAGAAATGGTTCAGTGACACGAGGTACAACCAGCGCAACTCCAAAAACAGCCATGTCATCGTTTTCCATGACGGAGGGGGCAGAGGAGGCGGCAGCTGTAGTAGCACTGCTACCACCACCATTGTCATTGACTCAAGCGACGAGACACCCAcatctcctcatcctccccGCACGCCTCCCGTGAAGGAGAAGGAGACGCGACCCAAAACATGGAATCCATTCCCAGACTTCACTCTGCAGAAGTTTAAGGAGAAGACGCCGGAGCAGCTGGTGGTTCTGGAGGAGAGTTTTGAGAAGAGCAGCACCCCATCAGATGAAGAATTGAGCCGCCTGAGGACAGAGACTAAACTGACACGCAGGGAGATCGATGCCTGGTTCACCGAGAGACGAAAAATGCCATCTGTGAGCACCTCCTCCCCAGATTCTgagggaggaaagatggagacaGACGGAGGAAAAGCAGGAGAAGGTGGAGGGAAAGGAGGAGTtgcctcttcttctccctctgctTCCTCTTCTCGTAAAGGCAGTCAAACTCCTCCCGGTGGGCGCAGTAAGCAGCTGCCCACCACGAGCAGTACCAACAGAGACTTAAAAGATAAGAGTAAAAAGTCTCCGGAGCAGCTTCATATTCTGAAAAGTGCCTTCGTGCGGACCCAGTGGCCCACTCCAGAGGAGTACGACCAGCTGGCAGAGGAGAGCGGCCTTACTCGGTCCTACATTGTCAGCTGGTTTGGGGACTCTCGGTACTCCTGGAAAAACGGGAACCTGAAATGGTTCTTCCAGTACCAAAGCGGCAATGTCGAGGGGCCAAATGGTGGAGGAGGCAATAAAATAGGAAGCAGCGGCGCTCGAAAAAGACGGGGCCGTAATCGTGGTTGGGGGCGGTCCCGAACCCGGAAGCAGCCAAGGAGGtctgcctcctcctgtgcaGATGTAGACAAATCTCCCCTGTCGAAGAAATTCAAGACTGGGCGTGAGTTCCTGAAGGAGTACTACCTGAAGCACCGCTTTCTCAATGAGCAGGACCTGGATGAGCTTGTCACTAAGACCAACATGAGCTATGAACAG GTGAGGGAGTGGTTTGCCGAGGTCCAGCGACGCTTGGACATGGGGTCAGATCCCTTCCTGGAGCCGACTGTAGGGAGGACGGAcggagaggagggaggtgaggaggagagagaggagacgcaGGGAGAGGCGTCGACGGCCACCGAGGAACAGACCGGCACCGGGATGGGAGATGAGGATGATGACGAAGAAGATGAGGAGAATGACGGCGATGATACAGATGACAGTGAGGTTTGGGAGCCGTCACGCAGCGTCAGGAAATCCTTGTCGGTATCTGAAGACTAG